The genomic segment ACCCCCGGGAGGCGTTCTCGTCGATCAGGCTGGAGAGTCTGCGGATCCTTCGGAGTACGCGGCGCTCGAAGGTCCAGACCAGGAGGAACAGGACCAGGGAGAACGAGACGACCAGGGCGACGATGTAGGCGAGCGTCGAGTTGAAGATGACGAAGAACAGGGTCCGCCCGACCTCGGTGCGGAGGAAGACGACCGGTTTGCCCCGGAGGTCCCGGAGGGGGTAGGTCAGGACCATCCGGTCGGAGAGGATCTCGGTCCGGGGGGCGGGGTTCGCTTCCGCGGCGGCCGGGGTTTCCTCCGGGGCGATGTGGACTTCGCGGCGGAGGATGTCGTAAACCGCCCGGAACAGCCTGGGCCCGATCCGGCGCCCCACGAGGAGGTTCCCCCGCGGCGGGCCGGTCAGGTCGCTCCGGAGGATGGGGTTTAAGCACAGGAAGAACGGGCCGTCGGAAAGGTGGACGAAACCCGACCGGGTCAAGGTTTCCCGGCGCTTCAGGATGGCCTGGATGGTGTCGTCGGGGGTGTAGGGCCCGATGACGTCCTTCCCCTTCTCGTCCCGACGGTAGCGGGAGTAGAGGACCTCGCCCCGGGAGTCGACGACGATGATCAGGTCGAGGTCCGATTGGGTGAAGGCGGTGTTCGGGAAAGCCACCCGCTCGAAATCGCCCGTCCAGTTCACCGAGGCCTCGTACAGGTCATCCCAGGCCGACCAGTCGGCGGCGATGACCTGGCAGCTCTTGAGGACGTAGTCGATGGAGGTGTAGATCTGCTGGATGAGCTGGTCCCCGAACTCCTTTTCCATGTTGATGAAGGCAGGGTGGAGGAACACCGCCAGCAGGAGGACGGAGAGGGCGGTGAAGATGGAGAAAACCCAGATCGGAAGCCGGATGATCCGGCTGAGGATGGAACGTGAGCAGGGCCTGGGGGGCGGTGCGGGGATGTTCATCGGGCCTCTCCATCTCCGGGCCGGGGTGGGCTCAGGGCCCGTTTCCCGGCTCCGGTTCCCGCTCCAGGAGCTGCCGGGCTTCGAGCAGGGACGCCCGGTGCTCGTCGGTGGGTCGAGGGTAGTGCAGGTCGAGCTTTTTCAGGTTCCGGACGATGATGTCAGCCACGGTCAGCCGGGTGAACCACTTGTTGTCCGCCGGGATGACGTGCCAGGGGGCCCACGGCGTGCTGGTGCGGGTGAAGACGTCCCCGTAGGCCGCCATGTAGTCTTTCCAGTGAGCCCGCTCCGCGACGTCGGAGCCCGAGAACTTCCAGTTCTTCTCCGGCGTGTCGATCCGCTCGAGGAAACGCCGTTTCTGTTCGGCCTTCGAGAGGTGGAGAAAGAACTTCAGGATGATCACGCCGTTGTTGACGAGGTAGCGCTCGAAGTGGTTGATGTCCTCGAACCGGCGTTTCCAGAGGGCGTCGCCCGAAGGGCGCGGCGGAAGGTTCTGGGATTTGAGGATCCGGGGGTGGACGCGGACCACCAGGACCTCCTCGTAATAAGACCGGTTGAAGATGCCGATTCGCCCCCGCTCCGGGAGTGCCTTGTGGCACCGCCAGAGGAAATCGTGGTCCAGTTCCTCGGCGGAGGGCGCCTTGAAACTGTAAACCTGGCAGCCCTGGGGATTCACCCCGGACATCACGTGCTTGACGGTCCCGTCCTTCCCGGCGGCGTCCATGGCCTGGAAGATGAGGAGGACGGCGTACCGGTTCTGGGCATAGAGAACGTCCTGCAACCGGGAGAGCGTGGCGATGTCCTTCCGGAGTTTGTCCTCCGCTTCGCCCTTCTCGCGAAAACGGCCGGTGAAGGCCGGGTCGTGGTCCTCGAACCGGAAGCGTTTCCCCGGGGGGACGATAAAGCGCCGTTCGTTCATGGTTTCACCTCTTCGGGGGGGACGCCGGCCCTTCCCCGCGGCGTGGGGGTTCAGCGCAGGGCCGGACGATCTCGAAACGGTTCCTCTCCGTCTCGCGGAGCCCGACCTTCCGGATCGGCAGGCCGGGGGCCGCCGTGCTCAGGCGGTCCAGGATCCAGCGGCAGACGTTTTCCGAGGTGGCCGTGGCGTACCCGGCGGCCCGGAGGACCGGGAGGAGATCCCGGTGGTCCAGGCGATCCAGGACCTCGGCCCGCACGACGCGGTCCAGTCCCGTGCGGTCCGCGACCAACCCGGTTTCCGGGTCCGGCGTTCCGCACACGGTGACCTCGAGACGGTAGTTGTGGCCATGGCCCTCCGGACGAGCGCACTTTCCGAAAGCCTGGTCGTTGCGGCCGTCGTCCCACCCCCGGACAAAGAGGCGGTGAGCGGCCGAAAATGCGTAGCAGCGTGTCACGGAGAGCATATGGGCCCCTCCTCCCATTCCACGGCGTCGTCTTCGGTTTCCCACAGGCGGACCCGGTGGAGGCGGGCCCCGGGAAAGGCGCCCTCGAGCCGATCGACGATGTACAGGACCAGGGCCTCGGGGGTGGGGAGGGCATGCGCGAAACGCGGGATGTCCTGGTTGAGGTAGCGGTTTTCCAGGTGGTCCACAACCCGCTGCCGGACGACCGTATTCACGTCCCGGAGGTTGATCACCATCCCGGTGACGGGGTCGGGGTCTCCCCGCAGGGTGACCTCGAGGCGATACT from the Acidobacteriota bacterium genome contains:
- a CDS encoding polyphosphate kinase 2 family protein → MNERRFIVPPGKRFRFEDHDPAFTGRFREKGEAEDKLRKDIATLSRLQDVLYAQNRYAVLLIFQAMDAAGKDGTVKHVMSGVNPQGCQVYSFKAPSAEELDHDFLWRCHKALPERGRIGIFNRSYYEEVLVVRVHPRILKSQNLPPRPSGDALWKRRFEDINHFERYLVNNGVIILKFFLHLSKAEQKRRFLERIDTPEKNWKFSGSDVAERAHWKDYMAAYGDVFTRTSTPWAPWHVIPADNKWFTRLTVADIIVRNLKKLDLHYPRPTDEHRASLLEARQLLEREPEPGNGP
- a CDS encoding 6-carboxytetrahydropterin synthase; translation: MLSVTRCYAFSAAHRLFVRGWDDGRNDQAFGKCARPEGHGHNYRLEVTVCGTPDPETGLVADRTGLDRVVRAEVLDRLDHRDLLPVLRAAGYATATSENVCRWILDRLSTAAPGLPIRKVGLRETERNRFEIVRPCAEPPRRGEGPASPPKR
- a CDS encoding 6-carboxytetrahydropterin synthase: MIAVTRVVRFSAASRLYREDWTEERNREAFGIAARPYPTAREYRLEVTLRGDPDPVTGMVINLRDVNTVVRQRVVDHLENRYLNQDIPRFAHALPTPEALVLYIVDRLEGAFPGARLHRVRLWETEDDAVEWEEGPICSP